A genomic window from Quercus lobata isolate SW786 chromosome 10, ValleyOak3.0 Primary Assembly, whole genome shotgun sequence includes:
- the LOC115963279 gene encoding protein ACCELERATED CELL DEATH 6-like: MIQKILGMIAQQEQSAFIKKVDEHRWTPLHCAAYFNHGFSAEILLAVDRSIAYMKDAEGVTALHIAAHRGNQWIMDVILQYCPDCCELVDERGWNALHFVVNSSSIIWSFAAKHILKNSSLSNLLNEKDSRGNTPLHHHSKSLHYMKDVMCHDRVDKMAFNKQNLNAYDVALTSEELSDKKFMEITRAFKDNRRCAEFRRPLEDDILPKRKDSERWKAEYEARNAEWKARKDRFVSIMEKASKTHLVVDTLIATVAFTAGITMPGGFISQEDPHSGSPVLMRNTAFKAFIITNTIAMVQSCSAAFIHLFMPLLFHEQNLGDFSFLLASLAFCLSISAMGAMVLAFVMGTYAVLMHSLGLAIANSVIGLCFFVPVFFVSIGCSRYLLEILIMGSSWILDRLSDFWDCIVEGCENLCECIAHIFNRCRQN, encoded by the exons ATGATACAAAAAATTCTAGGAATGATAGCACAGCAAGAACAAAGTGCTTTCATTAAAAAAGTTGACGAACACCGTTGGACTCCGCTTCATTGTGCTGCATACTTTAATCATGGTTTCAGCGCAGAAATATTGCTGGCAGTTGATAGATCTATAGCATACATGAAAGATGCAGAGGGCGTGACGGCTCTTCACATTGCAGCTCATCGAGGCAATCAATGGATAATGGATGTTATTTTACAATATTGTCCTGATTGTTGCGAACTAGTTGACGAGAGAGGCTGGAATGCACTCCATTTTGTCGTGAACTCATCTAGTATTATTTGGTCCTTTGCAGCGAAGCATATCCTAAAGAATTCATCACTCAGCAACCTTTTAAATGAAAAGGATTCCCGTGGGAACACACCTCTCCATCACCATTCCAAATCATTGCATTATATGAAGGATGTCATGTGTCATGATAGAGTTGATAAGATGGCCTTCAACAAACAAAACCTCAATGCTTACGACGTCGCTTTAACTAGTGAAGAATTATCTGATAAAAAG TTTATGGAGATTACACGTGCATTTAAAGACAATCGTCGTTGTGCGGAATTTCGAAGACCCTTAGAAGATGATATCCTACCAAAGAGAAAAGATTCTGAACGCTGGAAAGCTGAATACGAAGCCCGTAATGCTGAGTGGAAAGCCCGTAAAGACCGATTTGTTTCTATCATGGAAAAAGCATCCAAAACCCATTTGGTTGTGGACACACTCATTGCAACCGTGGCTTTTACAGCTGGTATTACCATGCCTGGGGGTTTCATAAGTCAAGAAGACCCACACTCAGGCTCTCCAGTTCTGATGAGAAACACTGCTTTCAAAGCATTTATTATTACAAATACCATAGCCATGGTGCAATCTTGTTCTGCTGCCTTTATCCACCTATTCATGCCACTATTGTTTCACGAGCAGAATCTTGGAGACTTTTCTTTCCTATTGGCCTCACTGGCCTTCTGCCTTTCCATATCTGCCATGGGAGCAATGGTGTTGGCATTCGTTATGGGCACATACGCCGTGTTAATGCATTCCCTGGGTCTTGCTATAGCCAATTCTGTCATCGGATTGTGCTTCTTCGTCCCTGTCTTTTTCGTAAGTATCGGATGTTCACGTTATTTACTCGAAATATTGATAATGGGTTCGTCTTGGATTCTTGACAGGTTGTCGGATTTCTGGGACTGTATTGTCGAAGGTTGCGAAAACCTTTGTGAATGTATTGCCCATATTTTTAATCGCTGTAGAcagaattag
- the LOC115962840 gene encoding uncharacterized protein LOC115962840 → MNFRVKLFASFRPFLVLHFCPKTGLHFSLCKSDEFLQHSEDVDYWDNEKLDNMGSDSDYDSNSIRAPLLHRWRLKGLTYLLETNLEKGIQGDAADLMKRRNAFGSNTYPRKKGRSVFLGSTPPIASDHESTTNCFLTPLTMTTTKRVVFALDGD, encoded by the exons ATGAATTTCAGAGTGAAATTGTTTGCAAG CTTTCGTCCTTTTTTGGTTCTTCATTTTTGCCCGAAGACTGGGCTTCATTTTTCTCTCTGCAAAAG TGATGAGTTTCTTCAGCATTCAGAGGATGTAGATTACTGGGACAATGAAAAATTGGACAACATGGGAAGTGATTCTGACTATGACTCAAACAGCATTAGGGCGCCGTTGCTTCATCGCTGGAGG CTTAAAGGACTAACATATTTGTTAGAAACAAATTTGGAGAAGGGGATTCAAGGAGATGCAGCTGACTTAATGAAGAGGAGGAATGCATTTGGATCAAACACATACCCTAGAAAAAAAGGGAGGAgtgtttttttg GGCAGCACACCACCGATTGCCAGTGACCACGAGTCCACGACCAACTGCTTCCTGACGCCATTGACCATGACCACAACCAAAAGAGTAGTCTTTGCTCTTGATGGCGATTGA
- the LOC115965859 gene encoding ankyrin repeat-containing protein At5g02620-like isoform X2: MEPVYYKAAAEGKIEVFKDIPKPLKQLLTPNRNTVLDIHLTTLFEKSESSTDFVEEILTKCPELLRQANVKGETPLHIAAKYGDAAIVKVLIEHAKRPQQDPKSEVKVTTESALPPELESGVDKTVKKMLKMKNKENETAMHEAVRNNHLEVVKPLVENGKDISYSANDAGETPLYMAVERNYREVVLHILENCKSLTHDGPLGGTTLHAAVIWNDDVMTGEIQEKIEPKALSAQKYNRRCLTPLHCAAYFNGYSTIKILLKIDRSMAYKKDRKDMTALHIAADRGHVKIVSEILEYCPDCNELVDKRGWNALRFAVNSSHKDVINVILNQSSLSNLLNEKDESRNTPLLHSKSLPYIKDLMQHNRVNKMAFNKQNLDAYDIEELSKEKESVNQRSATMFQRSKSCPVKLQG, from the exons ATGGAACCTGTATATTACAAGGCTGCAGCAGAAGGCAAAATCGAGGTCTTCAAAGATATTCCAAAGCCTCTTAAACAACTACTAACCCCAAATAGAAACACAGTCCTTGATATTCACCTCACAACCTTATTTGAGAAATCAGAATCATCAACCGACTTTGTTGAAGAAATTCTTACAAAGTGTCCAGAACTGCTAAGGCAAGCTAATGTCAAAGGTGAAACTCCCTTGCATATCGCGGCAAAATATGGGGATGCTGCCATCGTGAAAGTTTTAATTGAACATGCAAAAAGGCCCCAACAAGACCCCAAAAGTGAGGTCAAAGTTACAACTGAAAGTGCTCTCCCCCCAGAACTCGAAAGTGGGGTCGATAAAACGGTCAAGAAGATGCTGAAGatgaagaataaagaaaatgagacGGCCATGCATGAGGCTGTACGTAATAATCATCTTGAAGTGGTGAAACCGTTGGTTGAAAACGGTAAAGATATTTCATATTCTGCTAATGATGCTGGTGAGACTCCACTGTACATGGCTGTGGAGAGAAATTATAGGGAGGTGGTGTTACACATTTTAGAAAACTGCAAATCATTAACTCATGATGGCCCACTTGGTGGAACCACGTTGCACGCTGCAGTGATTTGGAACGATGATG tAATGACAGgtgaaattcaagaaaaaatagaacctAAAGCACTAAGTGCTCAAAAATATAACCGACGTTGTTTGACTCCGCTTCACTGTGCTGCGTACTTCAATGGTTATAgtacaataaaaatattactgAAAATTGATAGATCTATGGCATACAAGAAAGACAGAAAGGACATGACGGCTCTTCACATTGCAGCTGATCGAGGCCATGTAAAAATAGTGAGTGAGATTTTAGAATATTGTCCTGATTGTAACGAACTAGTTGACAAGAGAGGTTGGAATGCACTCCGTTTTGCCGTGAACTCATCTCACAAGGATGTTATTAATGTCATCCTAAACCAATCATCACTCAGCAACCTTTTGAATGAAAAGGATGAAAGCAGGAACACACCTCTCCTCCATTCCAAATCATTGCCATATATAAAGGATCTCATGCAGCACAATAGAGTAAATAAGATGGCCTTCAACAAACAAAACCTTGATGCTTACGACATTGAagaattatcaaaagaaaag
- the LOC115965860 gene encoding uncharacterized protein LOC115965860 encodes MSKGKEKVGGGKQFRWLPPMHEMMLKILTEEAGKGNKPSNTFRAGSFALVAKEITAHFGVECHPVFVENRMRTLRSMWTTIQELRRKSGFGWDENLKMITCDAKTYQEEVMAHRKHAEYLNKKIEFYDELAIVVGKDIATGGFAKSGVDIENEPDNGDNGDSADFVADNVEECVVEKGKNAKESSTTGSGISKSRKRGRAASTVDDSVLTDLSDQLKEIAGALKEINRGPVDYTTLYNEVMAMMAEGYSEDMLATAFDHLCENEKTARGFLAKNARLRKLWLDGYFFSQI; translated from the exons ATGTCAAAGGGGAAAGAAAAAGTTGGTGGCGGCAAGCAATTTAGGTGGCTGCCACCTATGCATGAGATGATGCTAAAGATACTTACAGAGGAGGCTGGAAAGGGCAATAAGCCCTCTAATACTTTTAGGGCCGGCTCCTTTGCTCTTGTAGCCAAGGAGATAACGGCCCATTTCGGGGTTGAGTGCCACCCTGTATTTGTGGAGAACCGGATGCGGACTCTAAGGTCCATGTGGACAACTATTCAAGAGCTTAGAAGGAAGAGTGGATTCGGTTGGGACGAAAATCTGAAAATGATAACTTGTGACGCAAAAACATACCAAGAAGAAGTTATG GCACATCGGAAGCATGCCGAGTAtctgaacaaaaaaattgagttttacgATGAATTAGCGATTGTGGTGGGAAAGGACATAGCCACAGGTGGCTTTGCTAAGTCCGGAGTGGATATCGAAAATGAGCCAGATAATGGGGATAATGGGGATAGTGCAGACTTTGTCGCAGATAATGTGGAGGAATGTGTGGTTGAAAAGGGGAAGAACGCAAAGGAATCATCCACCACTGGGTCGGGAATTTCCAAGTCCCGCAAAAGAGGGCGTGCAGCTTCTACTGTTGATGATAGTGTGCTGACTGATCTGTCTGATCAGCTGAAGGAAATAGCTGGCGCTCTGAAAGAAATTAATCGGGGCCCGGTAGATTATACAACTTTGTATAATGAGGTAATGGCTATGATGGCGGAGGGATATAGCGAAGATATGCTCGCTACTGCCTTCGACCATCTTTGTGAGAATGAGAAGACGGCACGTGGATTTTTAGCCAAGAATGCTAGGTTGAGGAAGCTATGGTTAGAtggttattttttctcacaaatttgA